One window of the Alligator mississippiensis isolate rAllMis1 chromosome 5, rAllMis1, whole genome shotgun sequence genome contains the following:
- the NEUROD6 gene encoding neurogenic differentiation factor 6, translated as MLTLPFDESVVMPESQMCRKFSRESEDQKQIKNPESFSKQIVLRGKNIKRAAGEDTEKEEEEEDREEEDENGLPRRRGLRKKKTSKIRMERIKFRRQEANARERNRMHGLNDALDNLRKVVPCYSKTQKLSKIETLRLAKNYIWALSEILRIGKRPDLLTFVQNLCKGLSQPTTNLVAGCLQLNARSFLMGQTGETAHHTRSPYSSFYPPYHSPELSTPPGHGTLDNSKSMKPYNYCSAYESFYESTSPECASPQFEGPLSPPPINYNGIFSLKQEEGLDYGKNYNYGMHYCAVPPRGPLGQSSMFRLPTESHFPYDLHLRSQSLTMQDELNAVFHN; from the coding sequence ATGTTAACACTACCGTTTGATGAGTCTGTTGTAATGCCAGAATCCCAGATGTGCAGAAAGTTTTCCAGAGAAAGTGAGGaccaaaagcaaattaaaaatccAGAAAGCTTTTCAAAGCAGATTGTACTCCGAGGAAAGAATATCAAAAGGGCCGCTGGTGAAGAcacagaaaaagaagaggaggaagaagacagagaggaggaggatgagAATGGTTTACCTAGAAGGAGGGGccttaggaaaaaaaagacaagcaaGATAAGAATGGAGAGGATCAAATTCAGGCGACAAGAAGCCAATGCTAGAGAAAGGAACAGGATGCATGGCCTTAATGATGCTCTGGACAATTTAAGGAAAGTGGTCCCTTGTTATTCTAAAACACAAAAACTGTCTAAAATAGAAACATTGAGATTAGCCAAAAACTATATTTGGGCTCTTTCTGAAATCCTGCGAATTGGCAAGAGACCTGACTTACTCACGTTCGTCCAAAACCTGTGCAAAGGTCTGTCCCAGCCAACTACAAACTTGGTGGCGGGGTGCCTGCAGCTGAATGCTAGAAGTTTCTTGATGGGTCAAACCGGTGAAACTGCCCATCACACAAGGTCACCATATTCCAGCTTCTATCCTCCCTACCACAGCCCTGAGCTCAGCACTCCCCCAGGGCATGGAACTCTGGACAACTCCAAGTCTATGAAACCCTACAATTACTGCAGTGCTTATGAGTCCTTCTATGAAAGCACTTCCCCTGAGTGTGCCAGCCCACAGTTTGAAGGTCCCTTAAGTCCTCCCCCAATTAACTATAATGGGATATTTTCCCTGAAGCAAGAAGAAGGCTTGGACTATGGCAAAAATTACAATTATggcatgcattactgtgcagtgccACCCAGGGGTCCCCTTGGGCAGAGCTCCATGTTCAGGTTGCCTACAGAGAGCCACTTCCCTTACGACTTACATCTGCGCAGCCAGTCTCTCACCATGCAAGATGAATTAAATGCAGTTTTTCATAATTAA